A single Nostoc cf. commune SO-36 DNA region contains:
- a CDS encoding bifunctional 3'-5' exonuclease/DNA polymerase — MATNLINTNNISVSTPQYTLVSNVSTLNSALQPLFQAEVLAIDCETTGLDPLTDSIRLIQIAAPNHPVVLIDLPAIPKSDRQLLKKLLCNSAVKIAHNAKFDWQFLTLAGLKPSGQFFDTQLAYKVLTAGLKTSSSLQNIAKKLLHLQLDKTQQISDWCKPLTKVQLQYAAVDAAILLDIYPILLKKLKQAKLLKIAQLEFQCMPVVAQMELNGMLFDLSRWQILGAKLEAEKTDALSQLKQLRVASSQMSLLPELTDTVNPNSPQQVLAALQAIGIQINSTNQSKLVSLAAQYPIIQALLDYRRLSKIIGTFTDKLPQHIHPKTGRIHPNYYQLGAKSGRFSCRKPPLQNIPRDEAARSCFIAAPGYKIIKADYSQIELRIMARLSGDTKMCQVYRQGADLHRLTASLVTGKYINEVTEEDRRLAKAINFGLIFGMGAAKLQIYAQVKYGVGMTLEQAKAFSKRFFEAYPGIARWHENIKRKYIQGIKESRTLANRRRRWVNKPRLSELFNHPVQGLNADINKLAMVKLSIPLAKFRTKLICVRHDEIVLECPETEVDQVSHILHNCMVAAAQKFLSPIPVVIDIKTSNSW, encoded by the coding sequence ATGGCTACAAACTTAATAAATACAAATAATATTAGTGTTTCTACCCCACAATATACTCTTGTTTCCAATGTTTCAACTCTTAATTCTGCTCTCCAACCTCTGTTTCAGGCAGAAGTTTTAGCCATAGATTGTGAAACAACAGGACTTGACCCTCTAACTGATTCTATTAGACTGATTCAAATAGCTGCACCAAACCATCCAGTAGTGCTGATTGATTTACCGGCTATTCCCAAAAGCGATCGCCAACTGCTCAAAAAACTGCTTTGTAATTCTGCTGTCAAAATTGCACATAATGCCAAGTTCGACTGGCAATTTCTCACACTCGCAGGACTTAAACCCTCTGGTCAATTCTTTGATACCCAACTTGCTTATAAAGTTCTAACCGCAGGATTAAAAACAAGCTCATCCTTACAAAATATAGCTAAAAAGCTACTACATCTTCAACTAGATAAAACTCAACAAATCAGCGATTGGTGTAAACCTCTTACTAAGGTTCAATTGCAATATGCTGCCGTAGATGCTGCCATATTACTTGACATTTACCCAATTCTCCTCAAGAAGTTAAAGCAGGCAAAATTACTCAAAATTGCCCAACTGGAATTTCAGTGTATGCCTGTTGTCGCTCAAATGGAACTTAATGGGATGCTATTTGACTTGTCTCGATGGCAGATACTGGGTGCAAAACTAGAAGCTGAAAAAACAGATGCTTTAAGCCAACTCAAGCAACTCCGTGTTGCTAGCTCCCAGATGTCATTGCTGCCAGAACTGACAGATACAGTAAACCCGAATTCACCTCAGCAAGTTTTGGCTGCTCTCCAAGCTATTGGCATCCAAATAAACTCAACTAATCAAAGTAAATTAGTTTCTTTAGCTGCACAGTATCCCATAATTCAAGCATTGCTAGATTACCGCCGTCTATCCAAAATTATCGGCACTTTTACTGATAAACTACCCCAGCATATCCACCCCAAAACTGGGAGAATTCATCCCAACTATTATCAATTAGGGGCAAAATCCGGTAGATTTTCTTGCCGCAAACCACCTCTACAAAATATTCCCCGTGATGAAGCAGCTCGTAGCTGCTTTATTGCTGCCCCTGGCTATAAAATTATCAAAGCCGATTACTCCCAAATAGAACTACGAATTATGGCTCGGCTTAGTGGTGATACAAAGATGTGCCAAGTCTATCGCCAGGGGGCTGACTTACATCGATTAACAGCATCTCTAGTAACTGGAAAATATATCAATGAAGTGACCGAGGAAGACCGCAGACTAGCAAAAGCAATAAACTTTGGATTGATTTTCGGTATGGGCGCTGCCAAACTCCAAATTTATGCCCAAGTAAAATATGGAGTAGGAATGACATTAGAACAAGCAAAAGCTTTCTCTAAACGATTCTTTGAAGCTTATCCTGGAATAGCTAGGTGGCATGAAAACATCAAACGTAAATACATCCAAGGCATTAAGGAAAGTCGTACACTAGCAAATAGACGACGGAGATGGGTAAACAAGCCCCGACTATCAGAGCTATTTAACCATCCAGTACAAGGTTTAAATGCCGACATCAACAAATTAGCTATGGTAAAACTTTCAATTCCATTAGCTAAATTCAGAACAAAACTCATCTGTGTAAGACATGATGAAATTGTACTGGAATGTCCAGAGACTGAAGTTGACCAAGTTAGCCATATATTACACAATTGTATGGTTGCTGCTGCCCAAAAGTTTCTCAGCCCTATTCCAGTTGTTATAGATATTAAAACATCAAATAGCTGGTGA
- a CDS encoding DEAD/DEAH box helicase — translation MPKILREYPWKISYTSNTHNTITDFYIPALECTIQYDRKAGFFSSAILSKVARGLGAMLHNKGRMRLIMGCQFSPQDLQAIQQGYELRDALLSRLDADLTPPDNFVQLKHFEILSWLIQNQYLDIKIAIPLKENGLPEESTQQLDPQHIFHEKVGIFTDSKGDKLAFNGSNNESIGGWERNIESFHVYCSWEGGRELDRVEEEVARFEQLWYDVSPNVRVFDVPEAVQKKLLRYAKSTKPDWNAQAEFDSRPLTKIELTEPKAQPEPELKPDYSAISTEVREQERLAFTQLANIHKHPGCLDFCLKSIPIHPWPHQIKILRRVAQNFPQSFLIADEVGLGKTIETGLILRYLLLSKKVKRVLILAPASVQPQWQEELREKFNLHFWSYTSTEFKDPYKRTIPAAANPWNTQDLILASSHLVRRTERIHQILSAEPWDLVILDEAHHARRKSPQDRKETPNRLLELMAQLKEKTKSLILLSATPMQIDAIEIFDLLHLLGLQGHWSYGDNFCDYFASLQDAVKQEVINFWQVMSSDYFQRGGQPCSRLEQFLTKSDRILAYKMQDTWQRGKKISNHKQLLADEDFIDTSRQYLTVNTPLKDLMFRHTRDTLRQYYKRGLLEKDIPTRVVQDNAIVLESQREIPLYRAVSNYVRHFYRLAQKDKRSCLGFLMTLYRKRLTSSFYAIKSSLQRRLDYLLTQHVSVLSEDDLADVDDADDTVIAGLESFFEPIDPQEIQYLEELLHQFENTGEDTKLSRFIQILRQELTQRESAIVFTQYTDTMDYLRDTLKELYGSQVACYSGRGGELYQNGEWCLVPKEEIKRRFRQDEIKILLCTESASEGLNLQNCGVLINYDMPWNPMRVEQRIGRIDRIGQRYSTVRIHNFYYDGTVEAKVYKKLRDRINAFATVVGNLQPILAQVPTFIERAVMSADPEEEDVLMSQFDSVLDSPPPRLAIEEMVAIDLEADLAEIQKPIPSTPFTPETIEQLFTNSAILTTSGVQFERRSEGTWQLNYKGQNYTVTFYPNIFDEMPSLRLMNFGDPLFEKLLQTINF, via the coding sequence ATGCCGAAAATTTTACGTGAATATCCCTGGAAAATTAGTTACACCAGCAACACCCACAACACCATCACTGATTTCTACATTCCTGCTTTAGAATGTACCATCCAATATGACCGCAAAGCAGGTTTTTTCAGCAGCGCTATTTTAAGTAAAGTTGCACGGGGTTTAGGTGCAATGCTGCACAACAAAGGGCGAATGCGATTAATCATGGGTTGTCAGTTTAGCCCCCAGGATTTACAAGCAATTCAACAGGGATACGAACTGCGAGACGCATTGCTATCTCGTCTAGACGCAGACTTAACACCCCCAGATAACTTTGTCCAACTCAAACATTTTGAAATTCTTAGCTGGTTAATTCAAAATCAATATCTCGATATTAAAATTGCTATTCCTCTAAAAGAAAATGGACTGCCAGAAGAGAGTACACAGCAACTAGACCCACAGCATATATTTCACGAAAAAGTTGGCATTTTTACTGATAGCAAGGGTGATAAATTAGCATTTAACGGTTCCAATAACGAATCTATCGGTGGCTGGGAGAGGAACATAGAGTCATTTCACGTTTATTGTTCTTGGGAGGGAGGAAGGGAACTAGATAGAGTTGAAGAAGAAGTAGCGAGATTTGAGCAACTTTGGTATGACGTATCACCTAACGTGCGAGTTTTTGATGTTCCAGAGGCGGTACAGAAAAAGCTGTTGCGTTACGCAAAATCTACTAAACCTGATTGGAATGCCCAAGCTGAATTTGATTCTAGACCTCTAACAAAAATAGAATTAACTGAACCAAAAGCACAACCAGAACCGGAACTAAAACCAGACTATTCAGCTATTTCTACAGAAGTAAGGGAACAAGAACGGCTGGCATTTACTCAACTTGCCAATATTCATAAACATCCCGGCTGCTTGGACTTTTGTTTAAAATCAATTCCCATTCACCCCTGGCCACACCAAATTAAAATCCTGCGCCGCGTTGCTCAAAATTTTCCCCAAAGTTTTCTCATCGCTGACGAAGTTGGTTTAGGTAAGACTATTGAAACTGGTTTAATTTTACGCTATCTGCTGTTATCCAAAAAAGTTAAGCGGGTACTGATTTTAGCACCTGCTAGTGTTCAACCCCAATGGCAAGAAGAACTACGGGAAAAATTCAATCTGCATTTTTGGAGTTACACATCTACGGAATTTAAAGACCCCTACAAGCGGACTATCCCCGCAGCCGCTAATCCCTGGAATACCCAAGATTTAATCCTGGCTTCTTCTCATTTGGTGCGGAGAACTGAGAGAATACACCAGATATTATCAGCAGAACCTTGGGATTTAGTAATCTTAGACGAAGCACACCACGCACGCCGCAAAAGTCCCCAAGACCGCAAGGAAACGCCCAATCGCTTGTTAGAGTTAATGGCACAGCTAAAGGAGAAAACTAAATCTCTGATTCTCCTCTCAGCAACTCCGATGCAAATCGATGCCATAGAAATCTTCGATTTATTACACCTGTTGGGATTGCAGGGACATTGGAGTTACGGCGATAACTTCTGCGATTATTTCGCCTCGCTACAAGATGCTGTCAAGCAGGAAGTAATTAATTTTTGGCAAGTCATGTCTAGCGATTATTTTCAGCGCGGTGGACAACCTTGTTCTAGGTTAGAGCAGTTTTTGACTAAGAGCGATCGCATTCTTGCTTACAAAATGCAGGATACTTGGCAACGGGGTAAGAAAATCTCCAATCACAAACAATTATTGGCAGATGAAGACTTTATCGACACCTCACGCCAATACTTGACAGTGAACACGCCCCTAAAAGACTTGATGTTCCGCCACACCCGCGACACCCTCCGACAATACTATAAAAGGGGGCTTTTAGAGAAGGATATTCCCACAAGAGTTGTGCAAGATAATGCTATTGTGCTGGAATCACAACGAGAAATACCACTTTATAGAGCTGTCAGTAACTACGTGCGTCATTTTTATCGACTGGCCCAAAAAGATAAGCGTTCTTGTCTGGGTTTCTTGATGACTCTGTACCGCAAGCGCCTGACCAGTTCATTTTATGCTATTAAATCATCTCTGCAACGCCGTTTGGATTATCTGTTAACTCAGCACGTAAGTGTTTTAAGCGAAGACGATTTAGCAGATGTAGACGATGCCGATGATACAGTGATTGCTGGGTTGGAATCTTTCTTTGAACCAATAGATCCCCAGGAAATTCAATACCTCGAAGAATTATTACACCAGTTTGAAAACACCGGAGAAGATACCAAGCTTTCCCGTTTCATTCAAATTCTGCGTCAAGAATTAACCCAAAGAGAGAGTGCGATCGTTTTCACTCAATACACTGACACGATGGACTATCTACGGGATACATTGAAGGAGTTGTACGGTAGCCAAGTAGCTTGTTACTCAGGTCGTGGTGGGGAACTGTATCAGAATGGAGAGTGGTGTCTAGTTCCCAAGGAAGAAATTAAACGCCGATTTCGCCAAGATGAAATCAAAATTCTCCTGTGTACAGAATCCGCTTCTGAAGGTTTGAACTTGCAAAATTGCGGTGTGTTGATTAATTACGATATGCCTTGGAATCCCATGCGGGTCGAACAGCGCATTGGGAGAATCGACCGCATTGGTCAAAGGTATTCTACTGTGCGAATCCACAATTTTTACTATGATGGCACTGTAGAAGCGAAGGTTTATAAAAAATTGCGCGATCGCATTAATGCTTTTGCTACAGTCGTGGGCAATCTCCAACCGATTCTAGCCCAAGTCCCTACCTTTATTGAACGGGCTGTTATGAGCGCTGATCCAGAAGAAGAGGATGTTTTAATGTCTCAATTCGATTCTGTATTAGACAGCCCACCACCTCGTCTAGCTATAGAAGAAATGGTAGCGATTGACTTGGAAGCTGATTTAGCAGAAATTCAAAAACCAATCCCCTCTACTCCTTTTACGCCAGAAACTATTGAGCAGTTATTCACCAACTCAGCAATTTTAACAACCAGTGGTGTGCAGTTTGAGAGAAGGAGTGAAGGTACTTGGCAACTGAATTATAAAGGGCAGAATTACACAGTTACTTTTTACCCTAATATTTTTGATGAAATGCCTTCACTACGTTTAATGAATTTTGGCGATCCCTTGTTTGAAAAATTGCTACAAACCATTAATTTTTGA
- a CDS encoding type II toxin-antitoxin system RelE/ParE family toxin produces the protein MSQIVWTQSAIDDLNRHYDFIKLNNADAASRAVQAIVSSGESLEQNPRRGAIVDEIAGLRKLLVSFGKYGFIIHYVILEDDVVILRVYHGRENRPR, from the coding sequence ATGTCCCAGATAGTTTGGACGCAAAGTGCAATTGATGACTTAAATCGTCATTATGATTTTATCAAACTTAATAATGCTGATGCAGCTTCCCGCGCAGTACAAGCAATTGTCTCTTCAGGCGAAAGTTTAGAGCAGAATCCTCGTCGAGGCGCAATTGTAGATGAAATAGCAGGATTACGAAAACTTTTAGTTTCTTTTGGTAAATACGGTTTTATAATTCACTACGTTATTCTTGAGGATGACGTTGTTATTTTACGCGTCTATCATGGGCGAGAGAATAGACCTCGTTAG
- a CDS encoding Uma2 family endonuclease, translated as MYNYNPLECLPSSAELPDSDDTPVDNELQILIPNLLLAILAAIWQNRDDWFFGINMGVYYTPNKGAIVPDGFLSLGVERFVGENGRSSYVLWEEEGIPPILALEVVSQTYNGEYEQKKIDYAELGILYYVIYAPTRLRRKRQRLEVYRLINGEYILQPGDKIWMPEIGLGIGREQGTYQGRTREWLFWYDENGNRYQTPEEQLQNLLARLQQQGIDPNTL; from the coding sequence ATGTATAACTACAATCCTTTAGAGTGCCTACCTTCATCGGCAGAATTACCAGATTCAGATGATACCCCTGTGGATAACGAACTACAAATATTAATTCCCAACTTATTGTTAGCCATCTTAGCCGCTATTTGGCAAAACCGCGATGACTGGTTTTTCGGCATTAACATGGGAGTTTACTATACACCCAATAAAGGAGCCATAGTTCCTGATGGTTTCTTGAGTTTGGGTGTTGAACGTTTTGTTGGTGAAAATGGACGTTCTAGTTATGTTTTGTGGGAAGAAGAGGGTATTCCACCAATTTTAGCTTTAGAAGTTGTTTCTCAAACTTACAATGGCGAATATGAACAGAAAAAAATTGATTATGCAGAATTAGGCATTTTGTATTATGTCATTTATGCACCAACACGGCTACGTCGTAAGCGTCAACGTTTAGAAGTTTATCGCTTAATTAATGGTGAATACATTTTACAACCAGGCGATAAAATTTGGATGCCCGAAATTGGTTTAGGTATTGGACGGGAACAGGGTACTTATCAAGGAAGAACAAGAGAATGGCTGTTTTGGTATGACGAAAATGGTAACAGATACCAAACCCCAGAAGAACAATTGCAAAATTTATTAGCCAGATTACAACAGCAAGGAATTGACCCAAATACACTTTAA